The genome window aatcacgcttcaccatctggcagtccgacggacacatttgggtttggcggatgccagcagaatgctacctgcccaaatgcatagtgccaactgtaaagtttggtggaggaggaataatggtctggagctgtttttcatggttcaggctaagccccttagttccagtgaagggaaatcttaacgctacagcatacaatgacattctagacgattctgtgcttccaactttgtggcaacagtttggggaaggccctttcctgtttcagtatttaaaatgacaatgcccccatgcacaaagtgaggtccatacagaaatggtttgtcaagattggtgtgaaagaacttgactggcctgcacagagccctgacctcagccccaacgaacacctttgggatgaattggaacgccgactgtgagccaggcctaatccccgacatcagtgcccaacctcactaattctcttgtggctgaatggaagcaagtccccgcaggaatgttccagcatctagtgcatagccttcccagaagagtggaggctgttatagcagcaaaggggggactaactccatattaatgcccatgagatAGTCacttggaatgagatgttcgaggagcagttgtccacatacttttggtcatgtagtgtgccATGGATTAAAGGAAAGAACAAAATAACATATTCATTCAATATCGGATGAGTACATAATCTACACCAAGATTTATTTGCCTTTTATGACTAGATGCAGTACTTGTTGGGCTTCAACCATTCAAGTCAGACATAATGGATACATGTTCTACCCAAATGGATTGACCACCAAACAATGTTACAGGAAAAACACAGATAAATAAGTAACAATGATCTAGGATacaatttctctctctttctctttctctctctctctctcactcctgctttgcccatctctcctctcttactCCACAAGCACCATCTGTGCTGTCCACTTTAACATTGACTTTGACATTGACCCTCCCCCTCCATATCTGCATATCTCCTGGGCCATGTCAGAACATGCCCTTGTACTTGACTTTATCCTCCTCATTCTTCTCCTCCATCCTCATGTTGAGGACACCCAGGTCCTTCTTAACAGCCTTCTTCATGCCAGGGTCCAGATCTAGAACCCTCTCAAAGTCAGCCCGCGCCTCAGCTTCGTTCCACACCTCGATGTGGGCCTTCCCTCGCACGTAGAACGCCTTCATTTCACCTAGGATGAACACACGCATATGCAAACAGATATAGAAGCACACACAGGCAGATACACAGATAATGTTTAAAAAATCACTTTTCTTTGGGCTAGACCCTAATTTACATTTCTTCACACTTCGTCCATTGACTATTTGTGGTTGTCTCAAGTGCTTTTCCTGTAAGGTGTCATAATATATTTTGTGTGCCTGAGGTACCTGGGTGCTGATTGATGATGTCACTGGTGTGCTCTATGACCTCATAGTACTCCTCCATACGGAGCAGACACTGGCAGTAGTTGAGAGTTAGCATGTTCCCCATCTTCTCTAGCTTCAGCCAGGGGGCTTCCCATGCTTTCTCCTGGGGGAGGGGGATACATAGTTACACACCATGGATGAATACACTCATATATGCACGCACGCAcctgcacacacactgacatacacgtgcatgcacacacgcacgcacacacacaaacacacacacatacaattctcaAACACACAAAGCATTGAGGGTGTACTTTGTATATGGAAGTCATGATTAAAATATGGTTATACTCTCTCACTAAATATATTTCAAGAACTCCAAAAACTAAAGCCAAAGTCATTATTCCACACCGCTATTCCTGATCCGTTGTTACAGTACCTTGTGCTGTATGTTCTTGATGCAGACTATGGCCTCTTTGTATTTGTTGGTGGCGTCCTGGTAGCGCCCCTGTTTGTAGAGCTTGTTCCCCTGGCCATGGAGCAAGGGCACAGCCTTCAGTCTCTCCTCATCATTCAGAGCCCACGACTCCCTGTCATACTCACTGGGCTGCTGCACCTgggatacacaaacacacaggcagacagacacggacacacacatatacacacatgcacacacacgtttgtgttactatccttgtggggaccaaacaattgattcctaatcaaaatcctattttccctaacccataAACCCATAATCTAGACGCATACACgaatacggtgactgagttaatcaggaagtgtataggagatgtggtacccactgtgactattaaaacctaccctaaccagaaaccgtggctagatggtag of Salmo trutta unplaced genomic scaffold, fSalTru1.1, whole genome shotgun sequence contains these proteins:
- the LOC115189540 gene encoding aryl-hydrocarbon-interacting protein-like 1, with product MANMFAYHTLGYDDLDQLQKEPQPLYFVLELVKVQQPSEYDRESWALNDEERLKAVPLLHGQGNKLYKQGRYQDATNKYKEAIVCIKNIQHKEKAWEAPWLKLEKMGNMLTLNYCQCLLRMEEYYEVIEHTSDIINQHPGEMKAFYVRGKAHIEVWNEAEARADFERVLDLDPGMKKAVKKDLGVLNMRMEEKNEEDKVKYKGMF